One window from the genome of Streptococcus salivarius encodes:
- a CDS encoding response regulator transcription factor: MIKILLVEDDLSLSNSVFDFLDDFADVMQVFDGDEGLYEAESGVYDLILLDLMLPEKDGFTVLRELRDKGVTTPVLIMTAKESLDDKGHGFELGADDYLTKPFYLEELKMRIQALLKRSGKFDQNTLSFGDVRVNLATNSTFVGDKEVELLGKEFDLLVYFLQNQNVILPKSQIFDRLWGFDSDTTVSVVEVYVSKIRKKLKGTDFAANLQTLRSVGYILKNAD, translated from the coding sequence ATGATTAAAATACTACTAGTAGAAGATGATTTGAGTTTGTCCAACTCAGTTTTTGATTTTTTAGATGACTTTGCTGATGTTATGCAGGTCTTTGATGGTGATGAAGGCCTCTACGAAGCTGAAAGTGGCGTCTATGATTTGATTCTTTTAGACTTAATGTTACCTGAAAAAGATGGTTTCACTGTTCTTAGAGAATTACGTGATAAAGGTGTAACAACTCCTGTACTTATCATGACTGCTAAGGAAAGTCTAGACGATAAGGGACATGGTTTTGAACTTGGTGCGGATGACTATCTAACCAAACCTTTCTACTTAGAAGAGTTGAAGATGCGTATTCAAGCACTTTTGAAACGCTCTGGTAAATTTGACCAAAACACACTTTCTTTTGGTGATGTTCGTGTCAATCTTGCTACAAATTCAACCTTTGTGGGGGATAAAGAGGTAGAACTTCTTGGTAAAGAGTTTGATTTATTAGTTTATTTCTTACAAAATCAGAATGTTATCTTGCCTAAGTCACAAATTTTTGACCGTCTTTGGGGATTTGATAGTGATACTACGGTATCAGTTGTTGAAGTATACGTTTCTAAAATTCGTAAGAAACTTAAAGGAACAGACTTTGCTGCCAACCTCCAAACCTTGAGAAGTGTGGGGTACATTTTGAAGAATGCTGACTAA